A stretch of Ligilactobacillus faecis DNA encodes these proteins:
- the thrC gene encoding threonine synthase: MAVLYRSTRAQTSQTITASQAILQGLSPDGGLFVPEKLPQITLNLQELATLSYQELAFRLLQPFFSDFSESELRECLNKAYGKNFTSPEITPTVFKDGLFYLELFHGPTIAFKDLALQLLPHLLTTAAKKNGSSLQTLILTATSGDTGKAAMAGFADVPETQIIVFYPQDGVSAIQARQMQTQTGANTHVVAITGNFDDAQTKVKEIFDDQAFATKLHTAGFQTSSANSINIGRLFPQMVYYFYAYGQLLKQGQLKAGQKIDFSVPTGNFGDILAGWYAKKLGLPIGRLICASNENNVLTDFFQTGIYDRRREFHVTTSPSMDILVSSNLERLLFYALDKDGAKVAQLMHELKQNGHYTLPKEALAKLQAEFLADFATEDQTAAEIKRVFTKTGYPLDPHTAVASAVAFRHTHTTPLVVVATASPYKFPEAVLEALGHEHASGLKAVKQLHEVIKWPYPQTIQTLFEAPVKEALNCAPEEMPQLIFEILAQVK, translated from the coding sequence ATGGCCGTTTTGTATCGGAGCACGCGCGCTCAAACATCCCAAACGATTACCGCCTCACAGGCGATCTTGCAAGGGTTGAGTCCTGATGGTGGGCTTTTTGTTCCCGAAAAGCTCCCTCAAATCACTTTAAATTTACAAGAACTAGCGACACTATCTTATCAAGAACTAGCCTTTCGTCTATTACAACCTTTTTTTAGTGATTTTTCTGAAAGTGAATTAAGAGAATGCTTAAATAAAGCTTATGGAAAAAATTTCACTTCGCCAGAGATCACACCAACCGTGTTTAAAGATGGTCTTTTTTATTTAGAACTTTTCCACGGACCAACGATCGCTTTTAAAGATCTAGCTTTACAACTCTTACCGCATTTATTGACGACAGCGGCTAAAAAAAATGGCAGTTCACTTCAAACACTGATCTTGACTGCTACTTCAGGCGATACCGGTAAGGCGGCGATGGCAGGCTTTGCCGATGTCCCTGAAACACAGATCATCGTCTTTTATCCGCAAGATGGGGTCAGTGCGATCCAAGCTCGCCAAATGCAGACACAAACTGGCGCAAACACACATGTCGTTGCGATCACAGGCAATTTCGATGATGCTCAGACAAAAGTCAAAGAGATCTTTGACGACCAAGCTTTTGCAACAAAACTTCACACGGCAGGCTTTCAAACTTCATCGGCGAATTCGATCAATATCGGACGCTTATTTCCGCAAATGGTCTATTATTTTTACGCTTACGGCCAGTTGCTCAAACAAGGTCAACTCAAAGCTGGCCAAAAGATCGACTTTAGCGTCCCCACAGGCAATTTTGGGGATATTTTAGCTGGCTGGTATGCTAAAAAACTCGGACTCCCGATCGGGCGCCTCATCTGTGCCTCTAATGAAAATAACGTTTTAACAGACTTCTTTCAGACTGGTATCTACGATCGCCGTCGTGAATTTCATGTGACGACTTCCCCTTCCATGGATATCCTCGTCTCCAGTAATTTAGAACGTTTGCTCTTTTATGCTTTAGATAAAGATGGTGCTAAAGTAGCGCAACTGATGCATGAACTCAAACAAAATGGCCATTATACTTTACCAAAAGAAGCGCTAGCTAAACTTCAAGCAGAGTTTTTAGCTGATTTTGCAACAGAAGATCAAACAGCAGCTGAGATCAAGCGTGTATTTACTAAAACAGGCTATCCCCTTGATCCACATACTGCGGTTGCTTCGGCCGTTGCCTTCCGCCACACCCACACTACACCGCTTGTCGTTGTGGCGACGGCTAGTCCGTACAAATTTCCCGAAGCTGTTTTAGAAGCTTTAGGACATGAACACGCTTCAGGGCTTAAAGCAGTCAAACAGCTCCACGAAGTGATCAAATGGCCTTATCCACAAACGATCCAAACACTTTTTGAAGCACCAGTAAAAGAAGCACTAAATTGTGCACCAGAAGAGATGCCACAACTGATCTTTGAGATCTTGGCACAAGTTAAATAA
- a CDS encoding carboxylate--amine ligase, with translation MALETANFTPILLGSDFNVYGMARSFYEMFHKPVKAFAERELAPTRFTKIVDLELIDGFAEDPVWIEEMMKIKERYRDHEGPVILIGCGDGYAELIVRHKKELEDVFVCPYIDVEMLHQLNNKENFYQMCEKYDLPYPATKIITKEMHDAGVSKIEQPFDYPVALKPANSIEWLDVRFEGRKKAFRIQSRTEFDRIVDLAYTNGYTGDFILQDFIPGDDSNMRVLNAYVDQDHKVKMMCLGHPLLEDPAPAAIGNYVAIMPEYNQEIYDTIKRFLEEIKFTGYANFDMKYDVRDQKYKLFEINLRQGRSSFFVTLNGYNLAQWVVRDYVTCDLKDEETLYCNEHNDHAALWLGVPVKTFKKYARENAEKQKALDLIKENRYGTTYEYSEDMNLKRWLLIKWMNHNYVKNFARYFAENKG, from the coding sequence ATGGCACTAGAAACAGCAAATTTTACCCCGATCTTATTGGGAAGTGATTTTAATGTTTATGGGATGGCGCGCTCATTTTACGAGATGTTCCATAAGCCAGTCAAAGCCTTTGCAGAGCGAGAATTAGCTCCAACGCGCTTTACCAAGATCGTTGATCTCGAATTGATCGATGGTTTTGCTGAAGATCCAGTGTGGATCGAAGAAATGATGAAGATCAAAGAACGTTACCGCGATCATGAAGGACCGGTGATCTTGATCGGATGTGGTGATGGCTACGCAGAGTTGATCGTACGTCATAAAAAAGAATTAGAAGATGTTTTCGTTTGTCCATATATTGATGTTGAGATGCTACATCAGCTGAACAATAAAGAAAACTTCTACCAAATGTGTGAAAAATATGATCTGCCTTACCCAGCTACCAAGATCATCACCAAAGAGATGCATGATGCTGGTGTTTCTAAGATCGAACAACCTTTTGACTATCCAGTAGCTTTGAAGCCAGCTAATAGTATCGAATGGTTAGACGTTCGATTTGAAGGACGCAAAAAAGCTTTCCGGATCCAATCGCGCACTGAATTTGACCGTATCGTTGACCTTGCTTATACTAACGGGTATACGGGAGATTTCATTTTACAAGACTTTATCCCAGGGGATGACAGTAATATGCGTGTTTTGAACGCTTATGTCGATCAAGATCATAAAGTCAAGATGATGTGTTTAGGGCATCCATTGTTGGAAGATCCAGCGCCAGCAGCGATCGGAAACTATGTGGCGATCATGCCAGAGTATAACCAAGAGATCTACGATACGATCAAGCGTTTCTTAGAAGAGATCAAATTTACTGGCTATGCCAATTTTGATATGAAATATGATGTGCGAGATCAAAAGTATAAACTCTTTGAGATCAATCTTCGGCAAGGGCGCAGTAGCTTTTTTGTAACTTTAAATGGCTATAATCTAGCTCAATGGGTCGTGCGTGATTATGTCACTTGCGACTTAAAAGATGAAGAAACGTTGTATTGTAACGAGCATAACGATCACGCCGCACTTTGGCTTGGTGTACCTGTTAAAACATTCAAAAAGTACGCCCGTGAAAATGCAGAAAAACAAAAAGCCTTGGACTTGATCAAAGAAAACCGTTACGGAACAACGTACGAATATTCAGAAGATATGAATCTAAAACGCTGGTTATTGATCAAGTGGATGAACCATAACTACGTGAAGAACTTTGCCCGTTATTTTGCAGAAAATAAAGGATAA
- a CDS encoding IS3 family transposase — MCQIAGITRDAYYKWVRRKPSKHENEQAELLSSILELEEKHKWTLGYLGMTTQLAFENKLNFKVGLKRVTNCMRKHGIRANIRKKKHNRVKRHEEYINDNLLDGQFDRQRPNEVWVTDTTEVLYGVDKLKKARVHIVLDLYGRYALSYNISVTETAISAIEVFRRAFKIEPDAHPMIHTDRGAAYRSIDFNDYLASRNCIHSMSHPGHPWENSPMERWWNDFKLIWLAKRARPKTLEELEESVKESIEYFNTQRAYTSKNGLTAEKFRVQTA, encoded by the coding sequence TTGTGTCAAATCGCTGGTATTACTAGAGACGCCTATTACAAATGGGTTCGCAGAAAGCCAAGCAAGCACGAAAATGAACAAGCAGAATTACTTAGTTCAATTCTAGAATTGGAAGAAAAACATAAGTGGACTTTGGGTTATTTAGGTATGACGACACAACTGGCTTTTGAAAATAAACTGAATTTTAAAGTAGGGTTAAAGCGAGTAACCAACTGTATGCGAAAACATGGAATTAGAGCAAATATCCGTAAAAAGAAACATAATCGAGTTAAACGCCATGAGGAGTATATAAATGATAACCTACTCGACGGACAATTTGATCGCCAAAGACCAAATGAAGTTTGGGTAACTGATACTACAGAAGTTCTGTATGGAGTAGATAAGTTAAAGAAGGCTCGAGTGCATATAGTTCTGGATCTGTATGGTCGTTATGCATTGAGTTACAATATTTCCGTTACAGAAACTGCAATTTCGGCAATTGAAGTATTTAGACGAGCATTTAAAATAGAACCTGATGCACATCCGATGATCCATACGGATCGCGGAGCAGCATACCGTTCTATTGATTTTAACGACTATTTAGCCAGTCGAAACTGTATTCATAGTATGTCTCACCCAGGACATCCTTGGGAAAACTCACCGATGGAACGTTGGTGGAATGACTTTAAACTAATTTGGTTAGCAAAACGCGCTCGACCTAAGACGTTGGAAGAATTAGAGGAATCAGTAAAAGAATCTATTGAATATTTCAACACGCAACGTGCATATACATCAAAAAACGGCTTGACCGCAGAAAAATTCCGCGTTCAAACCGCATAA
- a CDS encoding IS1182 family transposase translates to MYKNYNTSELELDITYSMKLPADHIAVLISHFVDSIPQDILLEDTSHTGRPAFHPAMLLKMTLFAYHESVFSGRKIAKLNQYYLPMMWLSGNTSVSYKTINNFRSSDHAKEIIEKAFVLFTLLLSKNGMLDADEALFIDGTKLEADANRYSFTWKNASDKFEKSLDERVAKTYDELIQHQVDIAISKDMLGSSDAIKELIKGTDLKLDAIEEDIATEPKVIKGGSKNKRARRRLKSIKRKLQTDLLPRKERYERNRKIFQGRNSFSKTDNDATFMRLKEDHMKNGQLKPAYNLQIATSGRFVLHYDIFPNPTDTRTLVPFLKSFTNLELFKYIVADAGYGNEANYQAVTDMFEKIPLMPYPMYQKEQSRKYKKDPRNIKNWTYHAEDDYYTDPDGVVFKFQRYSSSVDKYGFKRNFKVYVADVFQATKELENLAKTPKGYQRTKAINYNWEFFKNSAAEDLSSEKGSKIYARRRTDVETIFGDMKGNFGVRRVHVRGEKAVRNEIGLILLTINISKLWHLFKEIGGGFLKKRSENKHKRKIPDQISQKRDLIRYF, encoded by the coding sequence ATGTATAAAAATTATAACACATCTGAATTAGAATTGGATATCACTTATTCAATGAAATTACCTGCTGATCATATTGCTGTTTTGATCAGTCATTTTGTTGATTCGATCCCCCAAGATATTCTTTTAGAGGACACTTCACATACCGGTCGTCCAGCTTTTCATCCAGCTATGCTTTTAAAAATGACTTTATTTGCTTACCATGAATCCGTCTTTTCTGGTAGAAAGATCGCTAAATTGAATCAATACTATCTTCCAATGATGTGGTTAAGCGGAAATACTTCTGTTAGTTATAAGACTATCAATAACTTCCGGTCAAGTGATCATGCTAAAGAAATCATCGAAAAAGCCTTTGTGCTGTTTACCTTGCTTCTATCTAAAAATGGTATGTTAGATGCCGATGAAGCTTTATTTATTGATGGTACTAAATTAGAAGCTGATGCTAATCGCTATAGTTTTACCTGGAAAAATGCTTCTGATAAGTTTGAAAAGTCGCTTGATGAAAGAGTAGCTAAGACCTATGACGAGCTGATCCAACACCAAGTTGATATCGCTATTTCAAAAGATATGCTGGGGTCCAGTGATGCGATAAAGGAGCTTATTAAGGGGACCGATCTTAAATTAGATGCGATTGAAGAAGATATCGCTACTGAACCTAAAGTCATAAAAGGTGGTTCAAAAAATAAGCGAGCTCGTCGAAGACTAAAAAGCATCAAACGCAAACTCCAAACTGATCTTCTGCCAAGAAAAGAAAGATACGAACGTAATAGGAAGATCTTTCAGGGACGAAATAGCTTCTCAAAAACAGATAATGACGCTACTTTTATGCGTTTAAAGGAAGATCATATGAAAAATGGGCAACTAAAGCCTGCTTACAATTTACAGATCGCGACTAGCGGTCGCTTTGTCCTACATTATGATATATTTCCTAACCCAACGGACACACGGACATTAGTGCCATTTTTAAAATCTTTTACTAACTTAGAACTATTCAAATATATAGTGGCGGACGCTGGATATGGGAATGAAGCTAACTATCAGGCTGTTACTGATATGTTTGAAAAAATTCCCTTGATGCCCTATCCAATGTATCAAAAAGAACAGAGTCGCAAATACAAAAAAGATCCACGCAATATCAAAAATTGGACATATCATGCAGAAGATGATTATTATACAGATCCTGACGGTGTAGTATTTAAGTTTCAAAGATACAGTTCAAGTGTGGACAAATATGGATTCAAAAGAAACTTTAAAGTTTACGTAGCTGATGTTTTCCAGGCCACTAAAGAACTTGAAAACTTAGCTAAGACACCTAAGGGCTATCAGCGAACTAAAGCCATAAATTATAACTGGGAATTTTTTAAAAATAGTGCCGCAGAAGACCTTTCAAGTGAAAAGGGTTCAAAGATCTACGCGAGAAGACGTACAGATGTTGAAACCATTTTCGGAGATATGAAGGGTAATTTTGGCGTACGCCGAGTACATGTTAGAGGAGAGAAAGCAGTTCGAAATGAGATCGGACTGATACTTTTGACGATCAATATATCAAAATTATGGCACCTATTCAAAGAAATAGGGGGAGGATTTTTGAAAAAACGATCCGAAAACAAGCATAAAAGAAAAATACCTGATCAAATTTCTCAAAAACGAGATTTGATCAGGTATTTTTAG
- a CDS encoding helix-turn-helix domain-containing protein, whose translation MSRKSKYSAEQKLAILNELNRSSISEVAKKYAVGKKTIRTWGYLYKYQGIDGLRSTHNNHRYSKEFKVFLVQQYQKSDESLEIFAIKHGLKSKTQLLDWIMQYNESKLKAYTPRKRDSIMLGRKTTFEERLSIIEELIKHDVNYNWAVEKYNVSYQQVYGWYQKYRKSGNDPQSLRDRRGKAKTQKEWTEIDQLKAENRLLKAQLLRKEMEEAYAKKVMEIRDREANDSSNNKPSKN comes from the coding sequence ATGTCTAGGAAATCAAAATACAGTGCAGAACAAAAATTAGCTATACTAAATGAACTAAATCGTTCTAGTATCAGTGAGGTAGCTAAAAAGTATGCGGTGGGCAAGAAAACTATTAGAACTTGGGGGTATCTATATAAATATCAGGGCATTGATGGCTTACGATCTACTCACAATAATCATAGATATTCAAAGGAATTTAAAGTATTTTTGGTCCAACAGTATCAAAAATCAGATGAGTCGCTTGAAATATTCGCAATCAAGCATGGGCTAAAGTCCAAAACACAACTGCTAGATTGGATTATGCAGTATAATGAATCAAAACTAAAGGCTTATACGCCAAGAAAGCGAGATTCAATTATGCTAGGAAGAAAAACTACTTTTGAAGAACGATTATCGATAATCGAAGAGTTGATCAAGCACGATGTCAATTACAACTGGGCCGTAGAAAAATATAACGTTAGTTATCAACAAGTTTATGGGTGGTATCAAAAGTATCGTAAAAGTGGCAATGATCCACAATCACTTCGTGATCGTCGAGGCAAAGCCAAGACACAAAAAGAGTGGACAGAAATTGATCAGCTAAAGGCTGAGAATCGATTATTAAAGGCCCAACTTCTCCGTAAAGAAATGGAGGAAGCATACGCAAAAAAAGTGATGGAAATACGCGATCGGGAGGCGAACGATTCTTCAAACAACAAGCCATCAAAGAACTAA
- the thrB gene encoding homoserine kinase yields the protein MSVKIVVPASSANLGPGFDSLGLAVDRYLTLEVLDDEASKWRIEHDFGHKIPHDERNLIIKAALALEPKLSPKRLKVTSQIPLARGLGSSSSAIVAGLKLAQYFAQTAYTTEDLLQVATDLEGHPDNVAPALLGGLTVSVMLNGRPHSICASFPAEGLLAYIPDFELATKESRQVLPNELSYKTAVRAGSLGNALVAALLTNDLALVKELLEQDLYHEPYRQKLVPHLQLLRKLAHEVNADGTYLSGAGPTVMTLIGPAKMETLIKKARKQGLTGKFIKLEVDTLGARVEK from the coding sequence ATGAGCGTCAAGATCGTTGTGCCTGCAAGTAGTGCAAATTTAGGCCCTGGTTTTGATTCTTTAGGGTTAGCTGTTGATCGCTATTTGACATTAGAAGTATTAGACGATGAAGCTTCCAAGTGGCGGATCGAACATGACTTTGGACATAAGATTCCACATGATGAGAGAAATTTGATCATCAAAGCTGCATTAGCGCTTGAACCTAAACTTTCTCCTAAGCGTTTGAAGGTAACTTCACAGATCCCATTAGCGCGTGGCTTAGGGAGCAGTTCAAGTGCGATCGTTGCCGGGTTGAAACTTGCACAATATTTTGCGCAGACAGCTTACACGACCGAAGATCTGTTGCAAGTGGCAACAGATCTCGAAGGTCATCCAGACAACGTGGCGCCAGCCTTATTAGGTGGTCTGACAGTCTCAGTCATGTTAAATGGACGTCCGCACAGTATTTGCGCCTCATTTCCGGCTGAGGGACTTTTAGCCTATATCCCAGATTTTGAACTTGCCACGAAAGAAAGTCGCCAAGTCTTACCAAATGAGCTTTCCTATAAAACAGCAGTCAGGGCTGGTAGTCTTGGAAATGCTCTAGTAGCAGCGCTTTTGACAAATGACTTAGCATTAGTTAAAGAATTGCTCGAACAAGATCTATATCACGAGCCGTACCGCCAAAAACTCGTTCCGCATCTCCAGCTCTTGCGCAAATTGGCGCATGAAGTCAATGCTGACGGGACATATTTGAGTGGAGCCGGACCAACCGTCATGACGTTGATCGGTCCAGCTAAGATGGAGACTTTGATCAAAAAAGCCCGAAAACAAGGATTGACAGGTAAATTTATCAAATTAGAAGTCGATACTTTAGGCGCGCGCGTTGAAAAGTAA
- a CDS encoding aspartate/glutamate racemase family protein, which translates to MKNFFTIIGGMGTMATESYIHQLNLRTKAHKDQDYYNYTLVNHATVPDRTAYILDHTKPDPLPELLEDFKQYATLGPDFFTLPCNTAHYFYDELAKAVDIPILHMPKETVQEIKRRYPEAKKVGLVATRGTVNDGVYDKEILAAGYELARPSEAVQALTDELIYTNIKEKDHVDGELFSRLVAQMIAETACDVVILGCTELSLAQERAPITDLPLVDSQSTLVDRTIEWAEKTQKQARKK; encoded by the coding sequence ATGAAAAACTTTTTTACGATTATTGGTGGCATGGGCACGATGGCGACTGAGAGTTACATTCACCAGTTGAACCTCCGTACAAAAGCACATAAAGACCAAGATTACTATAACTATACGTTAGTCAATCATGCGACTGTTCCCGACCGCACGGCGTATATTTTAGATCATACTAAGCCAGATCCTTTACCGGAACTGTTGGAAGATTTTAAACAATACGCTACGCTTGGACCAGATTTTTTCACGTTACCATGTAACACAGCGCATTATTTTTATGATGAACTGGCGAAAGCCGTTGATATCCCGATCTTGCACATGCCTAAAGAGACGGTCCAAGAGATCAAGCGACGTTACCCAGAGGCTAAAAAAGTCGGACTTGTTGCAACACGAGGGACAGTCAATGACGGCGTCTACGATAAAGAGATCTTAGCGGCCGGCTACGAATTAGCGCGGCCAAGCGAGGCAGTGCAAGCTTTGACCGATGAGTTGATCTATACGAATATCAAAGAAAAAGATCATGTCGACGGCGAACTCTTTTCGCGTTTAGTCGCCCAAATGATCGCTGAGACAGCTTGTGATGTCGTCATCTTAGGCTGCACAGAGCTTTCGTTAGCCCAAGAACGCGCGCCGATCACAGATCTTCCGCTTGTCGATAGTCAATCGACTTTAGTTGATCGAACGATCGAATGGGCTGAAAAGACACAAAAACAAGCCCGTAAAAAATAA
- a CDS encoding homoserine dehydrogenase yields MKTIKIGVLGLGTVGSGVVRLLQDNAQKITDITGCELKVKTVVVRDVTAPRNVDLTGIELTDDFNKVLLDDEIQIVVEVMGTIETARTYIKQLLAKHKHVVTANKDLIALHGPELSALAKENHCDLFYEASVAGGIPILRTIVNSFAADQVESVLGIVNGTTNFILTQMTQNGLSYAQALQLAQEKGFAEADPTNDVAGKDAAYKMIILTQFAFGKDLTLTDVKLEGIENVAVEDIKEAANLGYTIKLLGIADLKNDKLDVSVGPVLIPAKNPLAAIQNENNAVLVTGKAVGETMFYGPGAGELPTANSVLSDIIAVTKDIVMETTGNRFNSYSNNVALAPASEVIYPYYLSLTLPDRPGQMLKLTEIMAKHQASFKAIKQTSASHKQAQIALVTHAMSEATLNAVKEEIKALPEMELLAAYKVLGGNER; encoded by the coding sequence ATGAAAACGATCAAGATCGGAGTTTTAGGATTAGGAACAGTTGGAAGTGGGGTCGTACGCCTCTTACAAGATAATGCCCAAAAGATCACCGACATCACCGGGTGCGAATTAAAAGTCAAAACAGTCGTTGTGCGTGACGTTACCGCGCCGCGCAATGTTGACTTGACCGGGATCGAATTAACAGATGATTTTAATAAAGTCTTACTTGATGATGAGATCCAGATCGTTGTTGAAGTGATGGGGACGATCGAAACAGCACGGACTTATATCAAACAGCTGCTAGCTAAACATAAGCACGTCGTAACAGCTAACAAAGATCTGATCGCTTTACACGGGCCAGAGCTTTCAGCCTTAGCTAAAGAAAATCACTGTGACCTCTTTTATGAGGCAAGTGTTGCAGGCGGGATCCCGATCTTACGAACGATCGTCAACTCTTTTGCGGCCGATCAAGTCGAGTCTGTTTTAGGGATCGTCAACGGGACGACGAACTTTATTTTGACGCAGATGACTCAAAATGGGCTCTCATATGCGCAAGCGTTGCAACTAGCCCAAGAAAAAGGTTTTGCGGAAGCTGACCCGACTAATGATGTTGCTGGCAAAGATGCTGCCTATAAGATGATCATTTTGACTCAATTTGCTTTTGGCAAAGATCTGACTTTAACCGATGTCAAACTCGAAGGGATCGAAAATGTTGCAGTTGAAGATATCAAAGAAGCAGCTAACTTAGGCTATACGATCAAACTACTCGGGATCGCAGATCTAAAAAATGACAAACTCGATGTTTCTGTTGGTCCAGTTTTGATCCCTGCTAAAAATCCTCTAGCTGCGATCCAAAATGAAAATAATGCGGTTTTAGTGACAGGAAAAGCTGTCGGAGAAACGATGTTTTACGGACCAGGTGCTGGCGAATTACCTACAGCCAACAGTGTTTTGAGCGATATCATCGCCGTGACAAAAGACATTGTGATGGAAACAACAGGGAATCGCTTTAACAGCTATTCAAATAATGTAGCGTTAGCTCCAGCAAGTGAAGTTATTTATCCCTACTACCTTTCGTTGACTCTCCCAGATCGCCCGGGTCAAATGTTGAAATTGACTGAGATCATGGCAAAACACCAAGCAAGCTTTAAAGCGATCAAACAAACAAGTGCTAGTCATAAACAAGCTCAGATAGCCTTGGTGACACACGCGATGAGTGAAGCAACGTTAAATGCCGTTAAAGAAGAGATAAAAGCTCTACCAGAGATGGAACTTTTAGCTGCTTATAAAGTTTTAGGGGGAAATGAGAGATGA
- a CDS encoding UDP-N-acetylmuramoyl-L-alanyl-D-glutamate--2,6-diaminopimelate ligase, giving the protein MLAVPEIKKLLEEHQLLQSLLVAPERERFTTITYDSRKAVENTLFICKGNFRKEYLSAAKAAGATAYVAEQYYPEGEGMTAIIVSEVQKAMALLGAAFYGYPQNELFIIAYTGTKGKTTSAYFARGILEKATGDRTALFSTIDRILGNRPEQRFKSDLTTPESLDLFHDMRQAVANGMDHLVMEVSSQAYKKDRVYGLTFDIGLFLNISPDHIGRNEHPTFEDYLFCKEQLLLNSRTCVINAETDHLLDVYQAAKASVGSENVYLYGRKGAKLAFPVEVDFEITNDFEDLKQSGFEVKALTEKGKVLDIDGRYEIALAGDYNEGNATSALIASALAGARKAVAKKALPLVKVPGRMEMVASKTHGTVYIDYAHNYASLSALLRFLRQQTHAGKIRVVLGSTGDKGISRREGFGKALSEEADIAYLTTDDPGFEDPLKIAQEIARHIDTPKVEVIYELERKEAVRKAISASTAADVVVLAGRGEDKYMKVKGQEIAYPTDVEMAQEILEEID; this is encoded by the coding sequence GTGCTTGCTGTACCTGAGATCAAGAAGCTATTAGAAGAACATCAATTACTGCAATCTCTTTTAGTTGCACCTGAAAGAGAACGATTTACAACGATCACTTATGATTCACGTAAAGCAGTTGAAAATACATTATTTATTTGCAAGGGGAACTTTCGGAAAGAGTACTTAAGTGCAGCCAAAGCAGCAGGTGCAACTGCATATGTAGCTGAACAGTATTATCCAGAAGGCGAAGGGATGACAGCGATCATCGTGTCAGAGGTCCAAAAGGCGATGGCGCTTTTGGGGGCAGCATTTTATGGTTATCCGCAAAACGAACTGTTCATCATTGCATATACTGGGACAAAGGGGAAGACGACTTCGGCTTATTTTGCCCGCGGGATCTTAGAGAAAGCAACGGGCGACCGAACGGCTCTTTTTTCAACGATCGATCGGATCTTAGGCAATCGACCAGAACAGCGTTTCAAATCAGATCTAACGACACCAGAGTCGCTTGATCTTTTCCACGATATGCGCCAAGCAGTTGCAAATGGGATGGACCACTTAGTCATGGAAGTTTCGTCACAAGCATATAAAAAAGATCGCGTCTATGGGTTGACCTTTGATATCGGGCTTTTTTTAAATATTTCTCCCGATCACATCGGCCGGAATGAGCACCCGACTTTTGAAGATTACTTATTCTGTAAAGAACAACTTTTGTTGAATTCGCGGACGTGTGTCATCAATGCTGAGACAGACCATTTATTAGATGTTTACCAAGCAGCTAAAGCAAGTGTTGGAAGCGAGAATGTCTATCTTTATGGCCGTAAGGGGGCAAAGCTCGCTTTCCCAGTCGAGGTCGACTTTGAGATCACAAATGACTTTGAAGATCTCAAACAAAGTGGCTTTGAGGTCAAAGCGTTGACTGAAAAAGGCAAAGTGTTAGATATCGATGGCCGCTATGAGATCGCCTTAGCTGGCGATTATAATGAAGGCAATGCCACAAGTGCGTTGATCGCTTCTGCGTTAGCTGGAGCGCGGAAAGCTGTTGCTAAAAAGGCGTTACCGTTAGTCAAAGTTCCTGGACGCATGGAGATGGTGGCTTCAAAAACGCACGGGACGGTCTATATCGATTACGCGCATAATTATGCGAGTTTGAGTGCTTTGCTTCGTTTCTTACGCCAGCAAACACATGCCGGTAAGATCCGTGTCGTGCTTGGAAGCACAGGTGATAAAGGGATCTCACGGCGTGAAGGGTTTGGTAAAGCTTTGAGTGAAGAAGCAGATATTGCTTATTTAACAACGGATGATCCTGGTTTTGAAGATCCGTTGAAAATTGCCCAGGAAATAGCACGCCATATCGACACACCAAAAGTTGAAGTCATCTATGAACTAGAACGAAAAGAAGCAGTCAGAAAAGCAATCAGTGCAAGTACGGCAGCGGATGTCGTTGTTTTAGCTGGTCGTGGTGAAGATAAGTATATGAAAGTCAAAGGTCAGGAGATTGCTTATCCGACTGACGTTGAAATGGCACAAGAGATTTTGGAGGAAATCGACTAA